The following are encoded together in the Erpetoichthys calabaricus chromosome 16, fErpCal1.3, whole genome shotgun sequence genome:
- the si:dkey-13p1.4 gene encoding transmembrane protein 151B: MLSPEVETDTAAGDTAPSTPNGGVETPASVDVLEEQRPVKQSLSASMCRESHWRCLLLSMLMYGCLGAVAWCQLTRVTKLSFDSSATSSLSSSSSSLRGGMGMSGRSMIYHDSPCSDGYVYIPLAFLLMLYVVYLVECWHCRARSELQCKADVDSVYERVLRMRQAKPCVWWKAISYHFVRRTRQVTRYRNGDAYTTTQVYHERVNTHVAEGEFDYTRCGVRDISRELKGLESHSATRLRFTKCFSFAGSGAENAYLNQRARFFTEIEGLDDYMEAREGMQLKNVDFKEHLIAYVDPDKPPWYASHVAFWLAALLMLSWPLRVLIEYRTAYVHYHVEKLFGLEYSNSGPSPMEDVPLNGCSYGLPRADTVDSTELEWHIRSNRQLIPSYSEVMLMDLAGSGSGSGDTGSSTCFLRDSYPARSYGALVQDCERCCYLQDWQRPAATSSSCSSIFSRHAFHSRLSLDTSRFSLCRMYGSRRTMGLWRSRSSNLTERCCLDEQCCRSYSSQLALNESPPTYRDARFFPVLIVHRSEGCANSGEVRRYYVRRGSCCLETSL; this comes from the coding sequence CAGCGTCCAGTGAAACAATCTCTGAGTGCCTCCATGTGCCGTGAATCACACTGGCGCTGCCTGCTGTTGTCTATGCTGATGTATGGCTGCTTGGGAGCAGTAGCTTGGTGCCAACTAACACGAGTCACCAAACTGAGCTTCGACTCATCAGCCACCTCTTCCctttcttcatcctcttcctcactGCGGGGAGGTATGGGAATGAGCGGCCGATCCATGATCTACCATGACAGCCCCTGCTCAGATGGTTATGTTTACATACCCCTGGCATTCCTGCTAATGCTTTATGTGGTCTACTTAGTGGAGTGCTGGCATTGCCGTGCCCGTAGTGAATTGCAGTGCAAGGCTGACGTGGACAGTGTTTATGAGAGAGTTCTGCGTATGCGTCAGGCAAAACCTTGTGTCTGGTGGAAGGCCATTAGCTATCATTTTGTTCGGAGGACACGACAAGTCACACGATACCGCAATGGTGATGCTTATACCACTACACAAGTGTATCATGAACGTGTTAACACTCATGTGGCAGAAGGGGAGTTTGATTACACACGTTGTGGTGTGCGGGATATCTCCAGGGAATTAAAAGGGCTTGAAAGTCATTCGGCTACCAGGCTGCGCTTTACCAAGTGCTTCAGTTTTGCTGGTTCTGGTGCAGAGAATGCCTATCTTAACCAGCGAGCTCGATTTTTTACTGAAATTGAAGGCCTAGACGATTACATGGAAGCAAGAGAAGGAATGCAGTTAAAAAATGTGGATTTTAAGGAGCACCTGATTGCATATGTGGACCCTGACAAACCTCCTTGGTATGCTTCACACGTGGCATTCTGGCTGGCAGCACTTCTTATGCTGTCATGGCCCCTCCGGGTTCTGATTGAGTATCGTACAGCTTATGTGCACTACCATGTGGAGAAGCTGTTTGGTCTAGAGTACAGTAACAGTGGCCCATCTCCCATGGAAGACGTACCCCTGAATGGTTGCAGTTACGGTTTACCCCGAGCTGATACTGTGGACAGCACAGAGCTGGAATGGCATATTCGCTCTAACCGACAACTCATTCCAAGCTATTCTGAAGTAATGCTAATGGATCTGGCTGGTTCTGGTTCAGGGTCTGGTGACACTGGGTCTTCCACTTGCTTTTTAAGGGACAGCTACCCTGCTCGGAGTTATGGAGCCCTTGTTCAGGATTGTGAGCGTTGTTGCTACTTGCAGGACTGGCAAAGACCAGCAGCCACCAGCTCCAGTTGTTCGTCCATCTTCTCTCGCCATGCATTTCACTCTCGCCTTTCTCTGGACACTTCACGATTTTCACTGTGTCGCATGTATGGCTCTCGACGCACTATGGGCCTGTGGAGGAGTCGAAGCAGCAATTTGACAGAGCGGTGCTGCCTGGATGAACAGTGCTGTCGCTCTTATTCCAGCCAACTGGCATTAAATGAAAGCCCCCCAACTTATCGTGATGCCAGGTTCTTCCCAGTACTTATTGTCCACCGGTCAGAAGGGTGTGCCAACTCTGGGGAGGTGCGTCGTTATTATGTTCGCCGGGGCTCCTGCTGCCTTGAGACTTCTCTTTGA